One window from the genome of Salisaeta longa DSM 21114 encodes:
- the nadB gene encoding L-aspartate oxidase: MHHDVLVIGSGVAGLTFALRMADHASVALVTKAAIDEANTAYAQGGIAAVMADDDAPEQHIEDTCIAGAGLCNRDIVEIVVREGPARVRELMDMGATFTRINGNGALHLGREGGHSANRIVHAADATGYEVEHTLVERVQAHPNIHVFEAHYAVDLITEHHLGRHVSRLRPDVHCFGAYVLEKATGTVHTCTAGVTMLATGGCGQVYRHTTNPLVATGDGVAMAYRAKARVANMEFMQFHPTALYHPEADSFLISEAVRGEGGILRNQAGERFMPEYDARGELAPRDIVARAIDDQLKQRGESHVWLDISHKPAEAIRTHFPTIYDTCLQYGIDITAAPIPVVPAAHYQCGGVQTDAHGRTSIHGLWATGEVACTGLHGANRLASNSLLEGLVFSHRAAPPALQYLRDDAYRPDGIPDWDASGTEQPGEHVLVTHNRDELQRVMSNYVGIVRSNVRLKRARRRTRLLYEETEAHYKASHVSEPLCELRNMIAVSYLIIECARQRRESRGLHYTLDYPEPHDAERRATLV, from the coding sequence TGGCCGACGACGACGCCCCCGAGCAACACATCGAGGACACGTGCATCGCGGGCGCCGGGCTGTGCAACCGCGACATTGTAGAGATCGTCGTGCGCGAGGGCCCCGCGCGGGTTCGCGAACTCATGGACATGGGCGCCACCTTTACTCGCATCAACGGCAACGGCGCGCTGCACCTGGGCCGCGAGGGCGGGCACTCCGCCAACCGCATTGTGCACGCGGCCGACGCCACCGGCTACGAGGTAGAGCACACGCTGGTGGAGCGCGTGCAGGCCCATCCCAACATCCACGTGTTCGAGGCGCACTACGCCGTCGACCTCATCACCGAGCACCACCTGGGCCGCCACGTCTCGCGGCTGCGGCCCGATGTGCACTGCTTTGGCGCGTACGTCCTGGAGAAAGCCACAGGCACGGTACACACGTGTACCGCCGGCGTCACAATGCTGGCCACCGGCGGCTGCGGGCAAGTCTACCGCCACACCACCAATCCGCTGGTAGCCACCGGCGACGGCGTGGCCATGGCCTATCGCGCCAAGGCCCGCGTGGCCAACATGGAGTTTATGCAGTTCCACCCCACGGCGCTCTACCACCCCGAGGCCGATTCCTTTCTCATCTCGGAAGCGGTGCGCGGTGAGGGCGGCATCCTGCGCAACCAGGCCGGCGAGCGGTTTATGCCCGAATATGATGCACGCGGCGAGCTTGCCCCGCGCGACATCGTGGCCCGCGCCATCGACGACCAACTGAAGCAGCGGGGCGAGTCGCACGTGTGGCTCGACATCTCGCACAAGCCGGCCGAGGCCATCCGTACGCACTTCCCCACCATCTACGACACGTGCCTGCAGTACGGCATCGACATCACGGCTGCGCCCATTCCCGTCGTCCCCGCCGCCCACTATCAGTGCGGGGGCGTGCAGACCGACGCGCACGGCCGGACGTCCATCCACGGCCTCTGGGCCACGGGCGAGGTGGCCTGCACGGGCCTGCACGGCGCCAACCGCCTGGCCAGCAACTCGCTGCTGGAAGGCCTCGTCTTTAGCCACCGCGCCGCCCCCCCCGCCCTGCAGTACCTGCGCGATGACGCGTACCGCCCCGACGGCATTCCGGATTGGGACGCGAGCGGCACCGAGCAGCCCGGCGAGCACGTGCTCGTCACCCACAACCGCGACGAGCTGCAGCGCGTGATGAGCAACTACGTGGGCATCGTGCGCTCCAACGTGCGGCTGAAGCGCGCGCGGCGGCGGACGCGCCTGCTCTACGAAGAAACCGAGGCGCACTACAAAGCCTCGCACGTCTCCGAGCCGCTGTGCGAGCTCCGCAACATGATTGCCGTCAGCTACCTCATCATCGAGTGCGCACGGCAACGCCGCGAGAGCCGCGGACTGCACTACACCCTCGACTACCCCGAGCCCCACGACGCCGAACGACGCGCCACGCTGGTGTAA